One stretch of Roseimicrobium sp. ORNL1 DNA includes these proteins:
- the mpl gene encoding UDP-N-acetylmuramate:L-alanyl-gamma-D-glutamyl-meso-diaminopimelate ligase — protein sequence MSQAKHFHFLGICGTAMGSTAAALRKQGHKITGSDNAVYPPMSTMLEQCGIELMSGYKPENLPAGADEFVVGNAISRGNPEVEALLDRKLPYTSMAELLRREVMQGKRNFVVTGTHGKTTTTSILAWLLEANGKDPGYLIGGVPANFEVGARFTDSEFFVIEGDEYDTAFFDKRSKFLHYLPEAVIVNNIEFDHADIFNSLDDILLSFSRLLRIVPRNGKVFVNGDEATCRSLIKDCPAPIVTVGTGEGNDIRLRVTAGTPEYTDFELNGVSFRLPMVGEFNARNAAMAVCVARFAGLTDDEIRAALLTFGGIKRRQTERGKVRGITIIDDFGHHPTAIRETLRGLRQRYAGSRLWALFEPRSNTSRRNALQPDLIEALKEADGSIVAAVNQPEKVPAGQLLDVDAVVAAVREAGRQSYHEANVDAIIARLKPLAQEGDVVIVFSNGGFDGIHQKLLERL from the coding sequence ATGTCTCAAGCCAAGCACTTTCATTTCCTCGGCATCTGTGGCACGGCCATGGGGTCCACGGCGGCTGCGTTGCGCAAGCAGGGCCACAAGATCACCGGCTCTGACAATGCGGTGTACCCTCCCATGTCCACCATGCTGGAGCAGTGCGGCATTGAGCTCATGAGCGGGTACAAGCCGGAGAACCTTCCGGCTGGCGCAGATGAATTTGTGGTGGGCAATGCCATCTCCCGGGGCAATCCCGAGGTGGAGGCACTGCTGGACCGCAAGCTGCCTTATACCTCCATGGCGGAGCTGCTGCGCCGCGAGGTGATGCAGGGCAAGCGCAACTTCGTGGTCACCGGCACGCATGGGAAGACCACCACGACCTCCATCCTGGCGTGGCTGCTGGAGGCGAATGGGAAGGATCCTGGCTACCTCATTGGTGGGGTGCCCGCGAACTTTGAAGTGGGTGCGCGTTTTACCGATTCCGAGTTCTTCGTGATTGAAGGGGACGAGTATGACACGGCCTTCTTCGACAAGCGTTCCAAGTTCCTGCACTACCTCCCGGAGGCGGTGATCGTGAACAACATCGAGTTTGACCACGCGGACATCTTCAATTCGCTGGATGACATCCTGCTCTCCTTCTCACGCCTGCTGCGCATCGTGCCGCGGAATGGGAAGGTGTTCGTGAATGGCGACGAAGCCACCTGCCGCAGCCTCATCAAGGACTGCCCGGCGCCGATTGTCACCGTGGGCACGGGCGAGGGGAATGACATCCGCCTGCGCGTGACGGCGGGCACCCCGGAGTACACGGATTTCGAATTGAACGGCGTCTCCTTCCGCCTGCCCATGGTGGGTGAGTTCAATGCGCGCAATGCCGCCATGGCCGTATGTGTGGCCCGTTTCGCTGGCCTCACCGATGACGAGATTCGCGCGGCGCTCCTGACCTTCGGTGGCATCAAGCGCCGCCAGACCGAGCGTGGCAAGGTGCGCGGCATCACCATCATTGATGACTTCGGTCACCATCCCACGGCCATCCGCGAGACCCTGCGTGGCCTGCGCCAGCGCTATGCGGGCTCACGCCTGTGGGCGCTCTTCGAGCCGCGGTCGAACACCAGCCGTCGCAATGCCCTCCAGCCCGACCTCATCGAAGCTCTCAAGGAGGCGGATGGCAGCATCGTCGCTGCCGTGAACCAGCCTGAAAAGGTGCCCGCAGGCCAGCTTCTGGATGTGGATGCCGTGGTCGCCGCGGTGCGCGAAGCGGGCCGGCAGTCTTACCACGAGGCCAACGTGGATGCCATCATCGCCCGCCTGAAGCCGCTCGCCCAGGAGGGTGATGTGGTCATCGTCTTCAGCAACGGTGGATTCGACGGCATCCACCAGAAGCTGTTGGAAAGGCTGTAG
- a CDS encoding autotransporter-associated beta strand repeat-containing protein encodes MKCPKLLLGAALLASTCLLNPRAHAADAYWDVNGTTAGSGAVDGSTVIWNTNPLWNAASDGTGSTAAWTSGNTAVFAAGTDASGTYIITVSGTQNISGLRFEEGTFSLTGGTLSIASAAGGTGDINVAAGLTATIDSIIAGSPSGTTVLTKTGSGTLVLNGVNTFGGTGKRFAIREGTLSFSNNSALGSTSNSLDLGTATTTATLRYTGATATISRAIALAAPAASSVGNVIEITNASTVLTLSGVISGGPGNSTQAAPGTNTALTIRGAGTLDLSGTNTFTGDIVVDGATFNVNALTDWGGATVASSTSHTITLTNGGKMAITTTTAVNPGATTTTTHNLLQIGTGGGTVDVMAAGTLQLDDAGQFFGSGTLTKTGAGTLWLGNAFTNYTGTQINVNGGILQLQNAQATGATGASAAITMAGGTTLNLRTTGNTNFGSNVTLTGNVTIAPGRSTGSATSITHTMGTLTMGSHTLTVSLGANLQTNAVGNLVFGATTLTGNPIFQLDALQGTGVGSLTLGAVDGGASARTITKLGLGTLIFGADATSLVAGSELLVKAGNAQVNTSSALGSASVQVGDTSGTTAAGFLLGADGVNFSNTLTVNSGSTGVMTVGGSNTTGTATFLTNISFANNLTLTAATGGTVRFDANLLESGGARNINKVGGGVVELRGANNYTGTTTITAGVLAVTTIGDVNTGITSLGAPTTAAAGTIALAGGTLRYIGTAVGGHSTNRDFTMSASSGIEASGVGELTLTGTLTVTDGSMSLGGTGVGNLNNTTLWAAGPGDDFNKNGTGTWNLNGATSAPDDWNINEGVINANVMDALNATDDVIIDGTGLADSVIVNLKAADVFSGNEFYIRNGGRVNVYVDDAFFGTDVNQLLIGDSASTGTGAAFLHLGNPANPSATANISLGANGLQLGASGGNTGSITGKGIITSAGTFSLRNGSIGSDITLAGAGGITKVGNGVVTFSGTRTATGATAIQEGELILDYSTNNSSKIGGALTLGTAQPNVVGGGKLTMNGIAGGASAETVTGTTVLAGASEVALNAGAGAGSSVTLNLGGLTRTALGGTVAFTYGTANVMANSTTLNTFLNYATLTTGGTTRFAATNALGNIVQASEALKSDIGTWVGTDNVVSTGAFTGQIGNRASVINSLTFDTPSSSISALPNRRLTISSGGILVSSAVGASNIVISGGQIAGSATAPLGELIIHQNNTLGSLEIASNIVNSAGLTKSGLGELILSGNNSFAATSTLVINEGTLTARGGNAIGDTTVVHLKQGATLAIGDGDTETVGRLGVDTTNISSGTVALGNGSRLNINQGTTNTVYAGVFTGGANTTITKTGNGNLQLTGNTTTGFSGTLAVNGGLVYIAGSTGRLSSAAEIIVNKGGSFMIDNNDDSSPNDRLSNTAAITLHSADGAWSGETRPKGLMIRTDNNGDETESVGVLTIASGSNYATLEGTGTGTNVSIASIIASNFVRNVGTTLDVRGINLGGTTNSRGQLKIADGANEVAFLASTNLVGGGAAVGAGNKNVSIVPWAIGENTTIALVDTNMGNTFLTYVDNRGFVALDLATEYRAYATAGTAQDNVREVLNASVANLTGNTVNSLILHDNTTDAGTLAFTGTGAGQALTVTSGAFLFTLNTGATTSSAHTINVGGFDDGIKVGSTNEYLFFVVNPSSATNTPTLTVNVASPLNSTTASLTKAGRGTLVLSGTNTYGGGTYLNEGVLQISNLTNLGTGAINFAGGTLRLGAGFAEDLSTRALTTTATGGFIDTNGINTVWANGLDITGTGPVAKTGNGLMTIQGASTYTGTFVAGHSSSTTGANTGVSQGVVLNGITNQTITGNLQVGSTVVPAAGIAGVALGADEQIANTSVIIFNGSTSSSRWAYFKMLGHNETVAGISDSTGAGVLENRESDVVTSGATLTLNSDDDYSYNGYLRDNSSGTADVNPLSLVKLGSGTQTLSGNQIRYTGGTTVSGGVLYLLNTTVFNSAITNNASVVFDYTSGTALTLTRDMAGSGTYIKRGTGTVEWNGNNTFSGQLAIEEGVLSFSSSLGNNAVGNFIRIHENATLRSTGADNTLGNNQAIDLGGSVVNIDVAGAAANKLTVRGVISGGAQTALQKQGAGRLILSGANTYAGQTRVLAGALELRNTAALGASSSTTVANGASLVFNASAAGPAGNFTLNGTGSVLSLGSAGGSATLGFGINGATNDKLILASGQTLTIGGNSVLTDIFINGMPTLSSYNLIQSADTMDFSKFTLGTIFNPGSFTYSLNTSGTNNLVLNVTAAAAPSVAYWKGDLGGTGTGVWSAYQIAPNSTNWDTTATSGVDTGVAPGANTDVFFAANGAANYATTLGADIAVRGVTFMSGSGTGGNNTTVGGPHTLTLGAGGITLAAGSGSINISAAIAMATSQTWHVADAGATLTASGGLSGTGDFAKSGAGTVVLSGNSTYSGTTTINLGTLQIGAGGTTGTLGAGNVVNNGVLIINRAGTYVVNQNISGSGSLVKTGSGAVTFNGTLNYFGSTTLDGGTTVFGVSQTAFVLTSNSLIFGATAGSATASNLDLSSASAKFGGAMTVQTNSATANTITIGAGQSLEVEGNVMVGYAPATGVGTTSLDVDGAGSFNVTNLTSGAFFRVGGYDAGTAGIGNRAIADFSGLASMNVSLNTTNGLVRVSNLSSGNTTGSYSTLLLAQNSTLTAHQLIIGDGGQFNNPADQINEMRLGSGVNTLNFNQILIGNGTRDYGALVFNTASGSLFIRNAAGTGRATFNMATAGGTSTGTTNIAGNTFSTVGHNADLFLGVVTIGSQNRGNALLNTFSFDQGTLDMQRLVMSTRSANPSTGTATNWTTNSIMNLGGGTVNIVEGITNFAGTSGTLTAGTAVTATLNLTGGNITVGTTGGTSVTMATAAASTAATAAINISGTANVTMNGNIVRGGGAGTSTATVTLNGGTLNMTGKAIGGSAADKTIVFNLQQGTLRNLGEYNGGGTLVKTTSGVVNMEGTHSYTGQTQVNDGTMHFNSATYSGAGSFTVAKTAPLSSTAVLSGTGTIASSVTLGSTTAGVSGILKPGTNLGTGHGTLTIGGDLTVNTGSQIQMTLGIATLNSAGFRNALMNGTAVNALDYLQQNSSEVAVWNVAPAVEGDSDYIKITGALSTPTVGDRATGAYGDGSIVVSLGTGFNGGFGSVFNLVDWLTLSNISGTFDVGSFTVYDASGNVIAGDLDLPTLGTGLSWDVSAFSQYGVLVVVPEPGRAMLFVFGVAALFMRRRRAGR; translated from the coding sequence ATGAAGTGCCCCAAGTTGCTCTTGGGCGCCGCGTTGCTGGCGTCCACCTGTCTTCTCAACCCTCGCGCGCATGCAGCGGACGCCTACTGGGACGTCAATGGGACCACCGCTGGATCGGGGGCCGTCGATGGATCCACCGTAATCTGGAATACCAACCCCTTGTGGAACGCCGCCTCGGACGGCACCGGGTCCACCGCCGCGTGGACCAGTGGAAATACGGCAGTGTTTGCCGCGGGGACGGATGCCAGTGGTACCTACATTATTACCGTTTCAGGCACTCAGAATATTTCCGGGCTGAGGTTTGAAGAGGGAACCTTCTCGCTGACAGGCGGTACCCTGAGCATTGCCAGCGCGGCCGGGGGCACGGGGGACATCAATGTGGCGGCGGGGTTGACTGCCACCATCGACTCCATCATTGCTGGCAGCCCTTCCGGCACCACGGTGCTTACCAAGACGGGCTCAGGAACGCTGGTGCTGAACGGCGTCAATACCTTCGGTGGCACCGGCAAGCGATTTGCCATCCGGGAAGGTACGCTCTCGTTCTCCAACAACAGCGCCTTGGGCAGTACCTCTAACTCTTTGGACCTGGGGACGGCAACTACCACAGCCACGCTGCGCTACACTGGCGCCACAGCCACGATCAGCCGCGCCATCGCCCTGGCTGCACCCGCTGCCAGCTCGGTGGGCAATGTTATCGAAATCACAAACGCCAGCACGGTGCTCACCTTGAGCGGTGTCATCAGCGGGGGGCCCGGCAACTCCACCCAAGCTGCTCCCGGTACCAATACGGCCCTGACCATCCGCGGCGCCGGCACGCTGGACCTGAGCGGTACGAACACCTTCACCGGTGATATTGTGGTCGATGGAGCCACTTTCAATGTAAACGCCCTTACGGACTGGGGCGGCGCCACGGTGGCCAGTTCCACCTCGCACACCATCACCCTGACCAACGGCGGCAAGATGGCCATCACTACGACCACCGCGGTGAATCCGGGCGCCACCACCACCACCACGCACAACCTGCTGCAAATCGGCACGGGTGGCGGCACGGTCGATGTCATGGCCGCAGGCACCCTGCAGTTGGATGACGCGGGCCAGTTCTTCGGTTCCGGCACCCTCACCAAGACGGGCGCCGGCACGTTGTGGCTTGGCAATGCCTTCACGAACTACACGGGCACCCAGATCAATGTCAACGGAGGTATCCTCCAGTTGCAGAATGCCCAGGCTACTGGAGCGACGGGTGCGTCGGCAGCCATCACCATGGCGGGTGGCACCACGCTGAACCTCCGTACCACGGGAAATACCAACTTCGGTAGCAACGTCACCCTGACGGGAAATGTCACTATCGCCCCGGGGCGTTCCACTGGTTCCGCCACCAGCATCACCCACACGATGGGCACGCTGACGATGGGTTCCCACACCCTCACCGTTTCCCTGGGAGCCAACCTCCAGACGAATGCCGTGGGTAACCTCGTCTTTGGCGCTACCACGCTGACCGGAAACCCCATTTTCCAGCTCGACGCTCTCCAGGGTACGGGCGTTGGCAGCCTCACCTTGGGTGCTGTGGATGGTGGCGCCTCGGCCCGCACGATTACCAAACTGGGATTGGGCACGCTGATCTTCGGGGCCGATGCGACCAGCCTGGTGGCGGGCTCGGAACTGCTCGTCAAGGCGGGCAATGCCCAGGTGAATACCAGCTCTGCCCTCGGCTCTGCCTCCGTGCAGGTGGGAGACACCTCAGGCACGACGGCCGCCGGATTCTTGCTCGGTGCGGATGGCGTCAACTTCAGCAATACCCTCACCGTCAACTCCGGCTCCACCGGTGTGATGACCGTGGGTGGCTCCAACACCACCGGCACGGCGACCTTCCTGACCAACATCTCCTTCGCCAACAATCTCACCCTCACCGCCGCTACCGGAGGTACGGTGCGGTTTGACGCGAACCTCCTGGAGAGCGGTGGGGCGCGCAATATCAATAAGGTCGGTGGTGGCGTCGTGGAGCTCCGCGGCGCGAACAACTACACCGGCACCACCACCATCACCGCAGGCGTGCTGGCAGTTACCACCATCGGAGACGTGAACACCGGGATTACTTCCCTCGGTGCTCCTACCACGGCAGCGGCGGGCACCATCGCTCTCGCGGGAGGCACTCTGCGCTACATTGGCACCGCGGTGGGTGGGCATTCGACCAATCGGGACTTTACCATGTCCGCCTCCAGCGGCATTGAGGCGAGCGGTGTGGGCGAACTCACGCTCACAGGTACCCTCACTGTCACTGACGGGTCTATGAGCCTGGGCGGCACGGGTGTGGGCAATCTCAACAATACGACCCTGTGGGCGGCTGGCCCTGGGGATGACTTCAACAAGAACGGAACCGGCACCTGGAATCTTAATGGCGCCACCTCCGCGCCGGACGACTGGAACATCAATGAAGGTGTCATCAACGCCAATGTCATGGATGCGCTCAATGCAACCGATGACGTCATCATCGACGGCACGGGTCTCGCGGACAGCGTCATCGTGAACCTCAAGGCGGCAGATGTGTTCAGCGGAAATGAATTCTACATCCGCAATGGCGGCCGGGTGAACGTGTACGTAGACGATGCGTTCTTCGGCACGGATGTGAACCAATTGCTCATCGGCGACAGTGCCTCCACCGGTACGGGGGCCGCGTTTCTCCACCTTGGCAACCCAGCCAACCCGAGCGCAACGGCAAACATCAGCCTCGGAGCGAATGGTCTTCAGTTGGGCGCTTCCGGTGGCAACACGGGCAGCATTACGGGGAAGGGCATCATCACCAGCGCCGGCACGTTCTCCTTGAGAAATGGCAGCATCGGGTCTGACATCACTTTGGCTGGCGCAGGTGGCATCACAAAGGTGGGCAATGGTGTGGTGACCTTCTCAGGCACCCGCACTGCGACGGGCGCCACCGCCATCCAGGAAGGCGAACTGATTCTGGATTATTCCACGAACAACAGCAGCAAGATTGGCGGAGCTTTGACCTTGGGCACGGCTCAGCCCAATGTGGTGGGTGGAGGCAAGCTGACGATGAACGGCATTGCCGGCGGCGCGTCGGCGGAAACGGTGACGGGCACCACGGTTCTGGCGGGGGCGTCCGAGGTGGCGCTCAATGCGGGTGCGGGCGCAGGCAGCAGTGTCACGCTGAATCTGGGCGGGCTCACGCGAACCGCGCTGGGCGGCACGGTGGCCTTCACGTATGGCACGGCCAATGTGATGGCCAACAGCACGACGCTGAACACGTTCCTCAACTATGCCACCCTCACGACGGGAGGCACCACGCGCTTCGCCGCCACGAATGCACTGGGCAACATCGTCCAGGCTTCCGAGGCACTGAAATCGGACATCGGCACGTGGGTAGGAACGGACAATGTGGTCAGCACGGGGGCGTTCACCGGTCAGATTGGCAATCGTGCCTCGGTCATCAACAGCCTCACCTTTGACACCCCGTCCTCCTCCATCAGTGCACTCCCCAACCGCCGGCTTACCATCAGCAGCGGCGGCATCTTGGTGAGCTCCGCCGTAGGCGCGAGCAACATCGTCATCAGCGGTGGTCAGATCGCAGGTTCTGCCACGGCCCCCCTGGGTGAACTCATCATTCATCAGAACAACACGCTGGGCAGTCTTGAGATTGCCTCGAACATCGTGAACAGCGCCGGCCTCACGAAGAGCGGGCTGGGTGAGTTGATCCTCTCAGGCAACAACAGCTTCGCCGCCACCAGCACCTTGGTCATCAATGAAGGCACCCTCACGGCTCGTGGTGGCAATGCCATTGGCGACACCACCGTCGTGCACCTGAAGCAGGGCGCTACTCTCGCCATTGGTGACGGCGATACCGAAACCGTTGGCCGCCTGGGCGTGGATACCACCAATATCTCGAGTGGTACCGTCGCTCTTGGAAACGGCAGCCGGCTGAATATCAATCAGGGCACGACCAACACGGTTTATGCGGGTGTGTTCACCGGCGGAGCCAACACGACCATTACCAAGACGGGGAACGGCAACCTCCAACTCACGGGAAACACTACTACGGGTTTCTCCGGCACGCTGGCAGTGAATGGAGGCCTGGTTTATATAGCGGGCTCGACAGGACGCCTGAGCAGTGCCGCCGAAATCATCGTGAACAAGGGTGGTTCGTTCATGATTGATAACAATGATGACAGTTCCCCGAACGATCGCCTTTCCAATACAGCCGCCATCACCCTGCACTCGGCAGACGGCGCCTGGAGTGGGGAGACCCGTCCCAAGGGTCTCATGATTCGCACGGACAACAACGGGGACGAAACAGAAAGCGTCGGTGTGCTCACCATCGCCAGCGGCTCCAACTATGCCACGCTGGAGGGCACCGGCACTGGCACCAACGTCAGCATTGCCAGCATCATCGCCTCGAACTTTGTCCGCAATGTGGGCACCACTCTCGATGTGCGTGGCATCAATCTGGGCGGTACCACGAACTCCCGTGGCCAGCTCAAGATTGCCGATGGCGCCAATGAAGTCGCCTTCCTCGCCAGCACGAATCTCGTGGGCGGCGGCGCTGCCGTCGGTGCGGGCAACAAGAATGTGAGCATCGTTCCTTGGGCCATCGGTGAAAACACCACAATTGCCCTGGTGGATACCAACATGGGCAACACGTTCCTCACGTATGTGGACAACCGGGGCTTTGTGGCCCTCGATCTCGCCACGGAATATCGGGCCTACGCCACCGCGGGCACGGCTCAGGACAACGTGCGTGAAGTGCTGAATGCCAGCGTCGCCAACTTGACCGGCAATACCGTCAATTCCCTGATTTTGCATGACAACACCACCGACGCGGGCACGCTCGCCTTTACCGGCACGGGTGCAGGACAGGCTCTCACGGTGACCAGTGGCGCCTTCCTCTTCACCTTGAATACCGGTGCTACTACCTCATCCGCCCACACCATCAACGTGGGTGGTTTCGATGACGGTATCAAGGTGGGCTCCACCAATGAGTATCTCTTCTTCGTGGTGAATCCCTCGTCCGCGACCAATACGCCCACGCTCACGGTCAATGTCGCTTCGCCCTTGAACTCCACGACCGCCTCACTGACGAAGGCGGGACGCGGCACGCTGGTTCTGTCCGGCACGAATACCTACGGCGGCGGCACCTACCTCAACGAAGGTGTGCTGCAGATTTCGAATCTGACCAATCTTGGGACCGGCGCCATCAACTTTGCCGGCGGTACGCTACGCCTCGGCGCTGGCTTTGCCGAGGATCTTTCCACCCGCGCGCTCACTACCACAGCAACCGGCGGATTCATTGATACCAACGGTATTAACACCGTATGGGCAAACGGCCTGGACATCACCGGCACCGGTCCCGTGGCGAAGACTGGAAACGGCCTGATGACCATTCAGGGCGCATCCACCTACACGGGCACGTTTGTCGCAGGACACTCCTCCAGCACCACAGGGGCGAACACCGGTGTCTCCCAGGGCGTGGTACTGAATGGCATTACGAACCAGACCATCACTGGCAACCTGCAGGTGGGCTCCACCGTCGTCCCTGCTGCTGGTATTGCCGGCGTGGCCTTGGGTGCGGATGAGCAGATCGCCAATACCAGCGTCATCATCTTCAATGGCTCCACCAGCTCCAGCAGGTGGGCCTATTTCAAAATGCTTGGCCACAATGAGACCGTGGCCGGCATCTCGGACTCCACCGGTGCGGGCGTTCTTGAAAACCGCGAATCTGACGTGGTCACCAGCGGGGCCACGCTGACGCTGAACAGTGACGATGACTACAGTTACAACGGCTACCTGCGCGACAACTCTTCAGGCACCGCAGACGTGAATCCGCTCTCCCTCGTGAAGCTGGGCAGTGGCACGCAGACTCTCAGCGGCAATCAGATTCGCTACACGGGCGGCACCACGGTTTCGGGCGGTGTGCTCTACTTGCTGAATACAACCGTCTTCAACAGTGCCATCACGAACAACGCCTCGGTTGTCTTCGACTACACCTCCGGCACGGCATTGACGCTTACGCGCGACATGGCCGGCTCTGGCACCTACATCAAGCGTGGCACGGGAACGGTCGAGTGGAATGGCAACAACACCTTCTCCGGCCAGTTGGCGATTGAGGAAGGCGTGCTGAGCTTCAGCTCCAGCCTGGGAAACAATGCGGTGGGCAACTTCATCCGCATCCATGAAAATGCCACGCTGCGCAGCACCGGGGCAGACAACACCTTGGGCAACAACCAGGCCATCGATCTGGGTGGCAGTGTGGTGAATATCGATGTCGCGGGAGCCGCTGCGAACAAGCTGACTGTCCGTGGTGTGATCAGCGGTGGTGCACAGACCGCGCTGCAGAAGCAGGGTGCGGGACGTCTCATACTTTCCGGCGCCAACACGTATGCAGGACAGACCCGCGTGCTGGCAGGTGCGCTTGAGCTTCGCAATACCGCGGCGCTGGGAGCCTCCAGCAGCACGACCGTGGCCAATGGCGCGTCCCTGGTCTTCAATGCTTCCGCCGCCGGCCCGGCTGGCAACTTCACCCTCAACGGTACCGGGAGTGTGCTGTCGCTGGGCAGTGCCGGTGGTTCTGCCACCCTGGGATTTGGCATCAATGGTGCGACCAATGACAAGCTGATTCTTGCCTCGGGTCAGACCCTCACCATCGGGGGAAACAGTGTGCTGACGGATATCTTCATCAACGGAATGCCCACGCTCTCCAGCTACAATCTGATCCAGAGCGCGGACACGATGGACTTCAGCAAATTCACGCTGGGTACCATCTTCAATCCGGGCAGCTTCACCTATTCGCTCAATACTTCCGGCACGAACAATCTGGTGCTGAATGTCACCGCGGCAGCGGCGCCTTCCGTAGCCTACTGGAAGGGCGACTTGGGTGGCACTGGCACAGGTGTGTGGTCAGCTTATCAAATCGCACCCAACTCCACCAACTGGGATACGACTGCCACCAGTGGCGTCGACACGGGAGTCGCTCCAGGCGCGAACACGGATGTGTTCTTTGCGGCGAATGGTGCGGCCAACTATGCCACCACCCTTGGCGCTGATATCGCCGTGCGTGGTGTGACCTTCATGTCCGGATCCGGCACCGGTGGAAACAACACCACCGTGGGCGGTCCGCACACCCTCACGCTGGGAGCAGGCGGCATTACCCTTGCCGCCGGTTCCGGCAGCATCAACATCAGCGCGGCGATTGCCATGGCCACCAGCCAGACCTGGCACGTGGCGGATGCGGGTGCCACGCTCACCGCTTCGGGAGGTCTCTCGGGAACGGGTGACTTTGCGAAGTCCGGCGCGGGTACGGTTGTCCTTTCGGGGAACAGCACTTACAGCGGCACCACGACCATCAATCTAGGTACTCTTCAGATTGGTGCAGGTGGCACCACGGGGACGCTGGGTGCGGGCAACGTCGTGAACAATGGCGTCCTGATCATCAACCGCGCCGGTACGTACGTGGTAAATCAGAACATCAGCGGCTCGGGTTCGCTCGTGAAGACCGGAAGTGGCGCCGTCACCTTCAACGGTACGCTCAACTACTTCGGTTCGACGACACTCGATGGAGGCACCACGGTGTTCGGCGTTTCGCAAACCGCCTTCGTTCTCACCAGCAACTCGCTGATCTTCGGCGCCACGGCTGGCAGTGCCACCGCCAGCAATCTCGATCTGAGCTCGGCAAGCGCCAAGTTTGGTGGAGCCATGACGGTGCAGACCAACAGTGCCACCGCCAATACCATCACCATCGGCGCTGGTCAGTCGTTGGAGGTCGAAGGCAACGTGATGGTGGGCTATGCGCCGGCCACCGGTGTGGGTACTACTTCTCTCGATGTCGACGGTGCAGGTTCGTTCAACGTGACCAACCTTACCAGCGGCGCCTTTTTCCGGGTGGGCGGCTATGATGCAGGCACTGCAGGCATTGGCAACCGTGCCATCGCCGACTTCAGCGGCCTGGCCAGTATGAATGTGTCGCTCAATACGACCAATGGCCTCGTGCGCGTGAGCAACCTCTCAAGTGGAAACACCACTGGCTCGTACAGCACACTCTTGCTCGCGCAAAACTCGACGCTTACCGCGCATCAATTGATCATCGGTGATGGTGGCCAGTTCAACAATCCTGCCGATCAGATTAACGAAATGAGATTGGGTTCGGGAGTGAACACGCTGAACTTCAATCAGATCCTCATCGGCAATGGTACGCGTGACTACGGTGCCCTGGTGTTCAACACGGCGTCCGGCAGTCTCTTCATCCGCAACGCCGCCGGAACAGGTCGCGCAACCTTTAACATGGCCACCGCAGGCGGCACCAGCACCGGCACGACGAACATCGCGGGCAATACTTTCAGCACCGTGGGACACAACGCGGATCTCTTCCTCGGAGTCGTCACCATTGGCTCGCAGAATCGCGGCAACGCCCTTTTGAACACGTTCTCCTTTGATCAGGGCACGCTCGACATGCAGAGGCTGGTCATGTCCACAAGGTCCGCCAATCCGTCGACGGGTACGGCGACGAACTGGACCACCAACAGCATCATGAACCTCGGTGGCGGCACGGTGAACATCGTAGAGGGCATTACGAATTTCGCCGGGACCTCGGGCACCCTCACGGCAGGCACGGCAGTCACCGCCACCCTGAATCTCACGGGCGGAAACATCACTGTCGGCACCACGGGGGGCACCTCCGTCACGATGGCCACGGCCGCTGCCAGCACGGCCGCCACGGCCGCCATCAACATCTCCGGAACGGCGAATGTCACCATGAACGGCAACATCGTCCGGGGCGGCGGCGCAGGCACCAGCACGGCCACAGTCACGCTGAATGGCGGTACGCTGAACATGACTGGCAAGGCCATCGGTGGTTCTGCGGCCGACAAGACGATTGTCTTCAACCTGCAGCAGGGCACGCTCCGCAACCTGGGTGAGTACAACGGCGGTGGCACCCTGGTGAAGACCACCTCGGGCGTGGTGAACATGGAAGGCACGCACTCCTACACCGGTCAGACGCAGGTGAATGACGGCACCATGCACTTCAACAGTGCCACGTACTCCGGTGCTGGCAGCTTCACCGTGGCGAAGACTGCGCCGCTCTCCAGCACCGCAGTGCTCTCCGGTACTGGCACCATTGCGTCGTCGGTGACGTTGGGCAGCACCACGGCGGGTGTCTCCGGCATCCTCAAACCCGGCACCAATCTCGGCACGGGTCATGGCACGCTGACCATCGGTGGAGATCTGACGGTGAACACTGGTTCGCAGATCCAGATGACCCTGGGTATTGCCACCCTGAATAGCGCGGGCTTCAGGAATGCCCTCATGAACGGCACGGCGGTCAATGCGTTGGATTATCTCCAGCAGAACAGCAGTGAAGTGGCGGTGTGGAATGTGGCGCCTGCGGTAGAAGGCGACAGTGACTACATCAAGATCACCGGTGCCCTCTCCACGCCTACCGTGGGCGACCGTGCCACCGGTGCTTATGGCGACGGTTCCATTGTGGTGTCCCTCGGCACCGGTTTCAACGGCGGGTTTGGCAGTGTGTTCAACCTCGTTGACTGGCTGACCCTGTCGAACATCTCCGGCACCTTCGATGTGGGCTCGTTTACCGTGTACGACGCTTCCGGCAACGTGATCGCCGGTGACCTCGACCTTCCGACGCTTGGCACCGGCCTGTCCTGGGACGTGAGCGCCTTCTCGCAGTACGGCGTCCTCGTGGTCGTTCCGGAACCGGGCCGCGCGATGCTCTTCGTCTTCGGCGTGGCCGCTCTCTTCATGCGCCGCCGTCGTGCGGGGAGGTAG